The Hugenholtzia roseola DSM 9546 genome contains a region encoding:
- a CDS encoding class I SAM-dependent methyltransferase, giving the protein MPLKEWFAEWFDSPYYHLLYQNRDEREARFWIDNLCNYLKIEPQHLILDLACGKGRHAIYLNQKGYQVVGIDLSDSSIRYARQFENERLHFYRQDMRDTFHHQPFDFILNLFTSFGYFETESDHLKALQNVAQNLKKGGKLVLDFFNTPQVIAQLVPQTTVERGDIAFQIQKRLKNQYIIKSIDFKTQGRDFHFEERVRAISKADFERYFQSAGLKVLEVLGSYDLKPYREKESERMIFVVEKE; this is encoded by the coding sequence ATGCCTTTAAAAGAATGGTTTGCAGAATGGTTTGATTCGCCTTATTACCACCTTTTGTACCAAAATAGAGATGAAAGGGAGGCGCGTTTTTGGATAGACAACCTCTGCAACTATTTAAAAATAGAGCCGCAGCACCTTATTCTCGATTTAGCCTGTGGCAAAGGGCGGCATGCGATTTATCTCAACCAAAAAGGCTATCAAGTAGTCGGTATAGACCTTTCCGATTCGAGTATTCGCTATGCGCGGCAGTTTGAAAATGAACGCTTGCACTTCTATCGTCAAGATATGCGCGATACGTTTCACCATCAGCCCTTTGATTTTATCCTCAATCTTTTTACAAGTTTTGGCTATTTCGAAACAGAATCCGACCATTTGAAAGCCCTGCAAAATGTGGCACAAAACCTAAAAAAAGGCGGTAAATTGGTCTTAGATTTTTTCAACACCCCCCAAGTAATAGCCCAATTAGTGCCACAAACGACGGTAGAACGGGGCGATATTGCTTTTCAGATACAAAAGCGATTAAAAAATCAGTATATCATCAAAAGCATAGATTTCAAAACACAAGGGCGCGATTTTCATTTCGAGGAGCGTGTGCGTGCGATTTCAAAGGCTGATTTTGAGCGATATTTTCAGAGCGCAGGTTTGAAGGTCTTAGAAGTTTTGGGCAGTTATGATTTAAAACCATATCGAGAAAAGGAGTCGGAACGTATGATTTTTGTAGTAGAAAAAGAGTAG
- a CDS encoding OmpL47-type beta-barrel domain-containing protein — protein MKKNYFRFGLTILALLLFHQNLQGQVQGGSQAGFYVDEKQRYFQRVDLPVYIRISTTPDGAGVPLSGTKVAEKEVSVEPIFLDGHGKHTFRHNDGLDPQNTYEYVIYGDGLSPNSNAIFETPYKYTKAGTRFYGRDLKVSLSTQDQMSGVEDLFFKVGSQGFESYQNAIDLSSEGENQIFYYAIDRVGNKEKEKVETFVIDTTPPESIYNVVGITEAGVISLSTKIYLEVTDNIVGTAQTLYRFDEQEWRNYRPESVLPLQVLKDGNHTLQFYSTDHLKNTEEVQFFSFYLDRTAPIMSADVLGDRFIVGDQVYFSGRTKLKLTAVDNKSGVKQTWYSIDNGEFQQYDQPFYLPSKSGLHTIRYFAEDNAGNEGVEGSTSARFDEYKHNVSAVYVDLTGPRLSFKYEGKTFQKGNMTFISAKTNIRLSATDSESGLQKITYKPVGEGAEVDYSSPFTINQSGRQELEIIGYDNVNNRNLIKTEFSVDADPPSLFYHFSTVPIEGDAYPSYSKIFLGAQDGQTDCQTIYYSINGEPKKAYQGTISGFKKNNSYTILIEVEDQLGNKSEQEIIFRTTDF, from the coding sequence ATGAAAAAAAATTACTTTCGTTTTGGGCTTACAATACTTGCGTTGCTGCTTTTTCATCAGAACCTACAAGGACAGGTACAAGGTGGCTCACAGGCAGGTTTTTATGTAGATGAAAAGCAACGCTATTTCCAGCGCGTGGATTTGCCCGTTTATATACGTATTTCCACTACGCCCGACGGTGCAGGTGTGCCGCTTTCAGGTACGAAGGTAGCAGAAAAAGAAGTCAGTGTAGAGCCAATTTTTTTAGATGGACATGGCAAACATACCTTTCGCCACAATGACGGCTTAGACCCCCAAAACACATACGAATATGTGATTTATGGAGATGGCTTGTCGCCCAATAGCAATGCCATTTTTGAAACGCCTTACAAATACACAAAAGCGGGGACGCGCTTTTATGGCAGAGATTTGAAGGTCAGCCTTTCTACCCAAGACCAGATGTCGGGGGTGGAAGACCTCTTTTTTAAGGTAGGAAGTCAGGGCTTTGAATCTTATCAAAATGCGATAGATTTGAGCAGCGAGGGTGAAAATCAGATTTTTTACTATGCCATAGATAGGGTAGGAAATAAGGAAAAAGAAAAGGTAGAAACTTTTGTTATCGATACTACGCCGCCTGAAAGCATCTACAATGTCGTGGGTATTACCGAAGCAGGGGTAATTTCTCTTTCTACCAAAATTTATTTAGAGGTTACGGATAATATCGTCGGGACGGCACAAACGCTCTACCGTTTTGATGAACAGGAATGGCGAAATTATCGCCCTGAAAGCGTCTTGCCTTTGCAGGTTTTAAAGGACGGCAATCATACGTTACAATTTTATTCTACTGACCATTTGAAAAATACAGAAGAAGTACAGTTTTTTAGCTTTTATTTAGATAGAACTGCACCTATTATGTCGGCAGATGTTTTAGGAGATAGGTTTATCGTAGGCGACCAAGTCTATTTTTCGGGCAGAACCAAGCTCAAACTTACTGCCGTAGATAACAAATCAGGGGTAAAACAGACGTGGTACTCGATTGACAACGGCGAATTTCAGCAATACGACCAACCTTTCTATCTGCCCAGCAAATCGGGCTTGCACACCATTCGCTACTTTGCCGAAGACAACGCAGGCAATGAGGGCGTAGAGGGCAGTACCAGCGCACGTTTTGATGAGTACAAACACAACGTTAGTGCCGTTTATGTAGATTTAACGGGTCCCCGTCTTAGCTTCAAATACGAGGGCAAGACCTTTCAGAAAGGCAACATGACCTTTATCAGTGCCAAGACCAATATCCGTCTTTCTGCCACCGATTCCGAGTCGGGGCTGCAAAAAATTACCTACAAGCCTGTGGGTGAAGGGGCAGAAGTGGATTATAGCAGTCCTTTTACCATCAATCAATCGGGAAGACAAGAGCTTGAAATTATTGGTTATGATAATGTCAATAACCGAAATTTGATAAAAACCGAATTTAGCGTAGATGCAGACCCGCCCTCGCTTTTCTATCATTTCAGTACCGTTCCGATTGAAGGTGATGCCTACCCTTCTTATTCCAAAATCTTTTTAGGAGCGCAAGACGGACAAACCGACTGCCAAACGATTTATTACAGCATCAATGGCGAGCCAAAGAAAGCCTATCAGGGTACTATCAGCGGCTTCAAAAAGAACAATTCCTACACGATTTTGATTGAGGTAGAAGACCAATTAGGCAACAAAAGCGAGCAAGAGATTATCTTCCGCACTACCGACTTCTAA
- a CDS encoding BamA/TamA family outer membrane protein, with protein sequence MKKERKALDFYFGQAQGLFFLILWLGLLSFAPTLRAQTRDSLLRLQVSGLTPDLLSRFKAEYRQKKRFEIRKDTLWLLFEPKNFTQEEGDSIALYYDSLCKTEQKKIDFFLQQQGFFTPRYRFLKERQRQYELQISLGSPFFWGEIEINLLPESLQQEIRKKFQQDFYFTKNKDTKKVFSNSKKIRLSLKQWRNLQDWLLEKAQNGGYPFAQTWADSIRLSPPHSPLSDSLAYAVHLRLRFVAGTQIYFDSLILRGDAKLKQRFMQRYLGIEKGKLYEEKAIQNITEKIKYLPYLRLKKAPEVLFKSDKAYTILYLEAEKSNQIDGFIGFLPNQNLAANTPNSPTRTLLTGQATLHLQNPFGDGKALFFHWQRFRPQAQTLKTHYTHPDFFNSGIEIVAGLELLQQDSAFSTLTRRLALGYPATWGKGYVFYHQRNATGLPQRNALPDNLNNLSNQFSQFGVGYTWQNLDNAFFPKKGWLLKAEIGVGNKRVSRDTTLASLDLYENIALLSIQWQGEGELQFFQPLGRGGTLLLAAKGAFLENPYLFPTDLLRLGGLQNLRGFNENSFFVRHYAQFVSEYRLYFESKSYLFAFFEASRLQTNIGNESPLAFGGGLTFQTRAGIFHFIYAMGKSQFQSLGLSQAKIHFGLKSAF encoded by the coding sequence ATGAAAAAGGAGAGGAAGGCGTTGGATTTTTATTTTGGGCAGGCGCAGGGGCTATTTTTTTTGATACTCTGGCTTGGGCTGCTATCTTTTGCCCCTACACTTAGGGCGCAAACGCGCGATTCCCTTTTGAGGCTGCAAGTAAGCGGTCTTACCCCTGATTTGCTCTCGCGCTTCAAGGCAGAATATAGGCAAAAAAAGCGGTTCGAAATCCGAAAAGATACGCTTTGGCTATTATTCGAACCCAAAAATTTTACACAAGAAGAAGGCGATAGTATAGCTTTGTACTATGATTCACTTTGCAAAACAGAGCAAAAAAAGATTGACTTTTTTCTTCAACAGCAGGGTTTTTTTACGCCGCGCTATCGTTTTTTGAAGGAAAGGCAAAGGCAGTACGAACTCCAAATTTCGCTTGGCAGTCCCTTTTTTTGGGGTGAAATAGAAATAAATCTTTTGCCCGAAAGTTTGCAGCAGGAAATTCGCAAAAAATTCCAACAAGATTTTTATTTTACAAAAAATAAAGATACAAAAAAAGTTTTTTCTAATAGCAAAAAAATTAGACTCTCTTTGAAACAGTGGCGCAATTTGCAAGATTGGCTTTTGGAAAAGGCGCAAAATGGCGGCTATCCTTTTGCCCAAACTTGGGCGGATTCTATTCGTCTTTCACCCCCCCATTCTCCTTTGTCCGATTCGCTCGCTTATGCCGTCCATCTGCGTTTGCGCTTTGTGGCAGGCACACAAATCTATTTTGATAGTCTGATTCTTAGGGGAGATGCCAAACTCAAACAGCGTTTTATGCAGCGTTATTTGGGCATAGAAAAAGGCAAATTGTATGAAGAAAAAGCAATTCAAAATATCACCGAAAAGATAAAATATCTTCCTTATTTGCGCTTGAAAAAAGCCCCCGAAGTGCTTTTTAAATCCGATAAAGCCTATACAATTTTGTACTTAGAAGCGGAAAAGAGCAACCAAATAGATGGCTTTATTGGCTTTTTACCCAATCAAAATCTTGCTGCCAACACCCCCAATAGCCCAACACGCACCCTGCTCACAGGACAGGCAACCTTGCACCTACAAAATCCTTTTGGCGACGGCAAGGCTCTTTTCTTTCATTGGCAGCGATTCCGTCCGCAGGCACAAACCTTGAAAACGCACTATACACACCCCGATTTTTTTAATAGTGGGATTGAAATTGTGGCAGGTTTGGAACTATTGCAGCAAGATTCGGCTTTTAGCACCCTGACGCGCCGCCTTGCTTTGGGATACCCTGCCACTTGGGGCAAAGGGTACGTTTTTTATCATCAAAGGAATGCGACAGGATTGCCACAACGAAATGCGCTTCCAGACAACTTAAATAATTTAAGTAATCAATTTTCCCAATTTGGCGTAGGTTACACTTGGCAGAATTTGGACAACGCCTTTTTTCCAAAAAAGGGGTGGCTCCTCAAAGCCGAGATTGGGGTGGGCAATAAGCGTGTCAGTCGTGATACTACCTTAGCAAGTTTAGATTTGTATGAAAATATCGCATTACTTTCTATCCAATGGCAGGGCGAAGGCGAGCTACAATTTTTTCAGCCACTTGGTAGAGGTGGTACGCTTCTTCTGGCTGCTAAGGGTGCTTTTTTAGAAAATCCGTATCTTTTCCCTACTGATTTGTTGCGTTTGGGGGGCTTGCAAAATTTGAGAGGTTTTAATGAAAATAGCTTTTTTGTGCGCCATTATGCGCAATTTGTTTCAGAATACAGACTTTATTTTGAGTCTAAATCTTATCTTTTTGCTTTTTTTGAGGCGAGTCGCTTGCAAACGAACATAGGCAACGAGTCGCCTTTGGCTTTTGGTGGCGGGCTTACCTTTCAGACCCGCGCGGGCATTTTTCATTTTATCTATGCGATGGGAAAATCTCAATTTCAGAGCCTTGGGCTAAGTCAGGCTAAGATTCATTTTGGCTTGAAGAGTGCTTTTTGA
- a CDS encoding DUF1573 domain-containing protein, whose protein sequence is MKKQLFFTLLAFCFTFAAFAQGQIKFDNETHDFGSFDEGKQMEHVFTFTNTGNAPIIISGVRASCGCTTPSYTKEPVMPGKQGTITAVYNSAGRPGQFNKSITVTSNASEPTKVLTIKGNAVVDPSKDSKIELEKTTFNLGKMKKGEPITQRIKYKSTGATPLQVQSVYSSSCKNCVTKGGAVVSVNPGESGILEIIYTPSEPGVRKDFISIYTNSKSQRVINVTFEGEVIDGEAAESLLKTN, encoded by the coding sequence ATGAAAAAACAGCTTTTCTTTACCTTGCTCGCCTTTTGTTTCACGTTTGCTGCCTTTGCACAAGGTCAAATCAAGTTTGACAACGAAACACACGACTTTGGCTCTTTTGATGAGGGCAAGCAAATGGAGCATGTCTTTACTTTCACCAATACTGGCAATGCCCCCATTATCATCAGCGGCGTGCGTGCCTCTTGTGGCTGTACTACGCCATCTTATACGAAAGAGCCTGTGATGCCGGGCAAGCAAGGCACGATTACGGCAGTTTATAATAGTGCAGGTCGTCCTGGGCAGTTCAATAAAAGCATTACTGTTACCTCAAATGCCAGCGAGCCAACAAAAGTCTTGACTATCAAGGGAAATGCCGTCGTAGACCCCAGCAAAGATTCTAAAATTGAGTTGGAGAAAACTACTTTCAACTTAGGCAAAATGAAAAAAGGCGAACCTATTACGCAACGCATCAAGTACAAAAGCACAGGTGCAACGCCTTTGCAGGTGCAAAGTGTTTATAGCTCCTCGTGCAAAAATTGTGTAACCAAAGGCGGCGCAGTAGTTTCGGTAAATCCGGGCGAAAGTGGCATTTTGGAAATTATCTACACACCCAGCGAGCCGGGAGTACGCAAAGATTTCATCAGCATTTATACCAATAGCAAAAGTCAGCGCGTCATCAATGTAACCTTCGAAGGTGAAGTAATTGATGGCGAAGCGGCTGAAAGTCTTTTGAAAACCAACTAA